Proteins encoded by one window of Vidua chalybeata isolate OUT-0048 chromosome 8, bVidCha1 merged haplotype, whole genome shotgun sequence:
- the EIF3F gene encoding eukaryotic translation initiation factor 3 subunit F has translation MAATAPGAAPPAAAPPQSPTAAPAAPAGSAPPAAAPTPPAPPPAAPLSAALSGPFPGGRVVRLHPVVLASIVDSFERRNEGAARVIGTLLGTVDKHSVEVTNCFSVPHNESEDEVAVDMEFAKNMYELHKKVSPSEIILGWYATGHDITEHSVLIHEYYSREAHNPIHLTVDTSLQNSRMSIKAYVSAPMGVPGKTMGVMFTPLTVKYVYYDTERIGVDLIMKTCFSPNRVIGLSSDLQQVGSASARIQDTLTMVLQYAEDVLSGKVAADNTVGRFLMDLINQVPKISPEDFETMLNSNINDLLMVTYLANLTQSQIALNEKLLSL, from the exons ATGGCGGCTACAGCTCCCGGTGCGGCtcctcccgcggccgccccgccgcagAGTCCGACGgcggctcccgccgccccggcgGGGAGCGCTccccccgcggccgcgccgACTCCGCCGGCCCCGCCACCGGCCGCGCCACTGTCAGCCGCGCTCTCGGGCCCCTTCCCCGGGGGCCGCGTGGTGCGGCTGCACCCGGTTGTGCTCGCCTCCATCGTGGACAGCTTCGAGCGGCGCAACGAGGGCGCGGCGCGGGTCATCGGGACGCTGCTGG GGACCGTGGACAAGCACTCGGTGGAGGTCACCAACTGCTTCTCCGTCCCGCACAACGAGTCCGAGGATGAG GTGGCTGTGGATATGGAATTTGCCAAAAACATGTATGAGTTGCACAAGAAAGTGTCTCCTAGCGAGATCATCTTGGGCTG GTACGCAACAGGTCATGACATCACGGAGCACTCAGTCCTGATCCATGAGTATTACAGCCGGGAAGCACACAATCCAATCCACCTCACTGTGGACACAAGTCTCCAGAATTCACGCATGAGCATTAAAGCCTATGTCAG tgccCCAATGGGAGTCCCTGGTAAAACTATGGGCGTGATGTTCACACCCCTAACAGTGAAATATGTTTATTATGATACAGAGCGGATAGGAG TGGATCTTATCATGAAGACCTGCTTTAGCCCCAATCGTGTGATTGGCCTGTCCAGTGACTTGCAGCAGGTGGGGTCAGCGTCAGCCAGGATCCAGGACACCCTGACCATGGTGCTGCAGTACGCTGAGGACGTGCTG TCTGGCAAAGTGGCTGCTGACAACACTGTCGGGCGCTTCCTGATGGATCTTATTAACCAGGTGCCAAAGATTTCACCAGAGGACTTTGAGACCATGTTGAACAGCAATATCAAT